In one window of Microbacterium dextranolyticum DNA:
- a CDS encoding ATP-dependent Clp protease proteolytic subunit produces the protein MAGEPLVATSVFDRLLRDRIIWLGSEVRDENANEICAKILLLAAEDSERDIYLYVNSPGGSITAGMAIYDTMQFVPNDIVTVGIGMAASMGQLLLTAGTKGKRYITPNARVLLHQPHGGFGGTASDIQTQAQLILDMKKRLAEITASQTGKSVEQINADGDRDRWFTAQEALEYGFVDHIRESASDVVGGGGTETTSAN, from the coding sequence ATGGCTGGCGAACCACTGGTCGCGACGAGCGTCTTCGACAGGCTGCTGCGAGACCGCATCATCTGGTTGGGCTCGGAGGTGCGCGACGAGAACGCGAACGAGATCTGCGCCAAGATCCTTCTCCTCGCCGCGGAGGACTCCGAGCGCGACATCTACCTCTACGTGAACTCGCCCGGCGGATCGATCACCGCAGGCATGGCGATCTACGACACGATGCAGTTCGTCCCGAACGACATCGTGACCGTCGGCATCGGCATGGCCGCGTCGATGGGTCAGCTGCTGCTGACCGCCGGCACCAAGGGCAAGCGCTACATCACGCCGAACGCGCGCGTGCTGCTGCACCAGCCCCACGGCGGTTTCGGCGGCACGGCCAGCGACATCCAGACGCAGGCGCAGCTGATCCTCGACATGAAGAAGCGGCTCGCCGAGATCACGGCGTCGCAGACGGGCAAGTCCGTCGAGCAGATCAATGCCGATGGCGACCGCGACCGCTGGTTCACCGCGCAGGAAGCCCTCGAGTACGGCTTCGTCGACCACATCCGCGAGTCGGCCTCCGACGTCG